In Fusobacterium sp., one DNA window encodes the following:
- a CDS encoding 5'-methylthioadenosine/adenosylhomocysteine nucleosidase, protein MKIGIIGAMNEEVAELKAVMSDIKSENIGNLEFFNGKLLGKDVILVEGGIGKVNAAICATLMINHFKVDKVLFTGVAGGVNPDINIGDIVIGKELIEHDFDSTAFGYELGQIPRMDTYIFKADQYLVDIACNVAEKEFGKSRVCVGRIVSGDEFVASIERINWLRDTFKADCTEMEGAAVAHVCHVFNMPFLIIRAISDKANHDAKVDFPEFVKLAAKNSKTIIEGILNRL, encoded by the coding sequence ATGAAAATAGGTATAATTGGTGCAATGAATGAAGAAGTAGCAGAATTAAAAGCTGTAATGAGTGATATAAAATCTGAAAATATTGGAAACCTTGAATTTTTTAATGGTAAACTTTTAGGAAAAGATGTAATATTAGTTGAAGGTGGAATAGGAAAGGTAAATGCTGCAATATGTGCTACGCTTATGATTAATCATTTCAAAGTAGATAAAGTATTGTTCACAGGAGTAGCAGGAGGAGTAAATCCTGATATTAATATAGGAGACATAGTTATAGGAAAGGAACTTATAGAACATGATTTTGACAGCACAGCTTTTGGATATGAATTGGGGCAGATACCAAGAATGGATACTTATATATTTAAAGCAGACCAGTATTTAGTTGACATAGCCTGCAATGTAGCTGAAAAAGAATTTGGGAAATCTAGAGTATGCGTAGGACGTATAGTAAGCGGAGATGAATTTGTTGCATCAATAGAAAGAATAAATTGGCTGAGAGATACATTTAAAGCTGATTGTACAGAAATGGAAGGAGCAGCAGTAGCACATGTATGTCATGTATTTAATATGCCTTTTCTTATAATAAGAGCAATATCTGATAAAGCTAATCATGATGCAAAAGTTGATTTCCCTGAATTTGTAAAATTGGCAGCTAAAAATTCAAAAACTATAATAGAAGGTATATTAAACAGGCTTTAA
- a CDS encoding toxin-antitoxin system YwqK family antitoxin, protein MKKVILILVILLFTSCYKRRIEDISKQEIKNGIIYKINEVKPYSGTFIEKYEEDKFHIIQDKNGENKSYYKGGKIRKEVVYKNGVKEGTEKTYYPNGQLKIEIIYKKGTKEGKMKRYYPNGQLQYEVFYKHGEKEGIEKTYYKNGNLRLEIPYKNSKIVGVEKRYYESGELFGEITYSNEDVKEVYYEKNGEIKE, encoded by the coding sequence ATGAAAAAAGTTATATTAATACTGGTTATATTATTATTTACAAGCTGTTATAAAAGAAGAATTGAAGATATTTCAAAGCAGGAAATAAAAAATGGAATAATATATAAAATTAATGAAGTTAAACCATACAGTGGAACATTTATAGAAAAATATGAAGAAGATAAATTTCATATAATACAAGATAAAAATGGAGAAAATAAAAGTTATTACAAAGGTGGAAAAATAAGGAAAGAAGTAGTATACAAAAATGGAGTAAAGGAAGGAACAGAAAAAACATATTATCCAAATGGACAATTAAAAATAGAAATCATATATAAAAAAGGAACAAAAGAAGGGAAAATGAAAAGATATTATCCTAATGGGCAGCTGCAATATGAAGTCTTTTATAAACATGGAGAGAAAGAAGGTATAGAAAAAACATACTATAAAAATGGAAATTTAAGATTAGAAATTCCTTATAAAAACTCTAAAATAGTTGGAGTAGAAAAAAGATATTATGAAAGTGGAGAATTGTTTGGAGAAATCACATATAGTAATGAAGATGTAAAAGAAGTTTACTATGAAAAAAATGGAGAGATTAAAGAATAA
- a CDS encoding SprT family zinc-dependent metalloprotease, with protein MNFKVTVTRKKIKNIIIKINSNGEVLVSAPKRVPQKYIDQLIMQKEKWIVEKINSITEYYSNKKSISYIDDDEIFYLGKKYILEVIPSKKNFIEQDEKKIFIYCKKPESIEEKKKILNKWFREKIAAILEKLTVEIGKKVGFLPDEIKIRSMKSRWGSCNTTRKIITYNLHLIEKPISAIEYVVLHELSHIPYPHHQKEFWNFVEKYMPDWKLRKKILNNKA; from the coding sequence ATGAATTTTAAAGTAACTGTAACAAGAAAAAAAATAAAAAACATAATAATAAAAATAAATTCTAATGGAGAAGTACTGGTATCTGCACCTAAAAGAGTTCCTCAAAAATATATAGACCAGTTGATTATGCAGAAAGAAAAATGGATAGTAGAAAAAATAAATTCTATTACTGAATATTATTCTAATAAAAAATCTATTTCTTACATAGATGATGATGAAATTTTCTATCTTGGAAAAAAATATATTCTGGAAGTTATTCCATCTAAGAAAAATTTTATAGAACAAGATGAAAAAAAAATATTTATTTATTGTAAAAAACCTGAATCAATCGAGGAAAAAAAGAAAATTCTTAATAAATGGTTCAGAGAAAAGATTGCTGCTATTTTAGAAAAACTCACTGTAGAAATAGGAAAAAAAGTTGGTTTTCTCCCTGATGAAATAAAAATAAGAAGTATGAAAAGTAGGTGGGGTTCCTGCAATACTACCAGAAAAATAATTACATACAATCTTCATCTCATAGAAAAACCTATTTCTGCTATTGAATATGTAGTTTTACATGAACTTTCACACATTCCATATCCACATCATCAAAAAGAATTCTGGAATTTTGTAGAAAAATATATGCCTGACTGGAAATTAAGAAAAAAGATTCTGAATAATAAAGCATAA
- a CDS encoding lysophospholipid acyltransferase family protein, translating into MIYRIQYWIIMFFRFIILLFPENARFKFAEFLGWLGYKIVIKRRKIALANLKLAFPEKTEKEREKIALESFKIMLKAFLCTLWFGKYLNEPGRVKIENIEILHKAAAENKGVVVSTLHLGNMEATVKAGEGYDVTTVAKKQRNPYLDKFINESRKNDLNLTILQKNKRTSKELIERLNNKGIIALFSDHRDKGATVNFFGESTNAPTGAISLALKYDIPFVWGYNIMHKDNSCTIKVVEQIKFTKTNNFKEDVQRNTQLLINKMEEVIRKYPEQWMWFHDRWSLYSKLHKKNKK; encoded by the coding sequence ATGATATATAGAATACAATATTGGATAATTATGTTTTTTAGATTTATTATCCTCCTTTTTCCCGAAAATGCTAGATTTAAATTTGCAGAATTTTTAGGTTGGCTTGGATATAAAATAGTAATAAAAAGACGAAAAATAGCTCTTGCTAACCTTAAACTTGCTTTCCCAGAAAAAACTGAAAAGGAAAGAGAAAAAATTGCTCTTGAATCTTTTAAAATAATGTTAAAAGCTTTTTTGTGTACTTTATGGTTTGGAAAATATTTAAATGAACCTGGAAGAGTAAAAATTGAAAATATAGAAATTTTACATAAAGCTGCTGCTGAAAATAAAGGTGTTGTAGTTTCTACACTTCATTTAGGTAATATGGAGGCTACTGTAAAAGCTGGAGAAGGTTATGATGTTACTACTGTTGCAAAAAAACAAAGAAATCCATATCTTGATAAATTTATAAATGAAAGCAGAAAAAATGACCTTAATCTTACAATTTTACAAAAAAATAAGAGAACAAGCAAAGAACTTATAGAAAGACTTAACAATAAAGGAATAATTGCATTATTCAGTGACCACAGAGATAAAGGAGCTACTGTTAATTTCTTTGGTGAGAGTACAAACGCTCCTACTGGAGCTATTTCACTTGCTCTAAAATATGATATTCCATTTGTATGGGGATATAATATTATGCACAAAGATAATTCTTGTACAATAAAAGTTGTAGAACAGATAAAATTTACTAAAACTAATAATTTTAAAGAAGATGTACAGAGAAATACACAGCTTCTTATAAATAAAATGGAAGAAGTAATCAGAAAGTATCCAGAACAATGGATGTGGTTTCATGATAGATGGAGTTTATACAGCAAGCTTCATAAAAAAAATAAAAAATAA
- the lepA gene encoding translation elongation factor 4 has translation MLQKHKRNFSIIAHIDHGKSTIADRLLEFTGTVTKREMKEQLLDSMDLEREKGITIKAQAVTLYYKAKDGIEYELNLIDTPGHVDFIYEVSRSLAACEGALLVVDAAQGVEAQTLANVYLAIENNLEVVPVINKIDLPAADPEKVRHEIEDIIGLPADDAVMCSGKTGIGIDDLLEAIVAKVPAPAYDEKAPLKALIFDSKFDDYRGVITYVKVLDGSIKKGDKIKIWSTEKEFDVLEVGVFSPTMKPNNGLTSGSVGYIITGVKTIHDTRVGDTVTNAKEPCMFPLEGFKPAQSMVFAGIYPLFTDDYEDLRDALEKLQLNDASLTYVPETSLALGFGFRCGFLGLLHMEIIVERLRREYGIDLISTTPSVEYKVNMDKGNVLVIDNPCEFPDPGKGRLSVEEPFIRGKVIVPKEYVGNVMELCQEKRGIFIGMDFIDETRSLLTYELPLAEIVIDFYDKLKSRTKGYASFEYELVGYKESDLVKVDILVSGKPVDAFSFIAHRDGAYSRGRAICEKLREVIPRQQFEIPIQAALGSKVIARETIKAFRKNVIAKCYGGDITRKKKLLEKQKEGKKRMKSIGNVEIPQEAFVSVLKLND, from the coding sequence ATGTTGCAAAAGCATAAGAGAAATTTTTCAATAATTGCTCATATAGATCATGGTAAGTCAACAATAGCAGATAGATTGTTAGAATTTACAGGAACTGTAACTAAAAGAGAAATGAAAGAGCAGCTTCTTGATTCTATGGATTTGGAAAGAGAAAAGGGAATAACAATAAAGGCTCAAGCTGTTACTTTATACTATAAAGCAAAAGATGGAATAGAATATGAGTTAAATCTTATAGATACTCCAGGGCATGTGGATTTTATTTATGAGGTGTCTAGATCGCTGGCAGCTTGTGAAGGTGCCCTTCTTGTAGTTGATGCAGCTCAGGGAGTGGAAGCTCAGACCCTTGCCAATGTATATCTGGCTATAGAAAATAATCTGGAAGTAGTACCAGTAATTAATAAAATTGATCTTCCTGCAGCTGATCCAGAAAAAGTAAGACATGAAATAGAAGATATAATAGGTCTTCCAGCAGATGATGCTGTAATGTGTTCTGGAAAAACTGGGATAGGAATAGATGATTTATTAGAAGCAATAGTGGCTAAAGTACCAGCTCCAGCATATGATGAAAAAGCTCCATTGAAAGCATTGATTTTTGATTCTAAATTTGATGATTACAGAGGAGTTATTACATATGTAAAAGTTTTAGATGGGTCTATAAAAAAGGGAGATAAAATAAAAATCTGGTCTACTGAAAAAGAATTTGATGTATTAGAAGTTGGAGTATTTTCACCAACTATGAAACCAAATAATGGACTTACTTCAGGATCAGTTGGATATATAATTACAGGGGTAAAAACTATTCATGATACAAGAGTTGGAGATACAGTAACTAATGCTAAAGAGCCTTGTATGTTTCCATTAGAGGGATTTAAACCAGCTCAATCAATGGTATTTGCAGGAATCTATCCATTATTTACAGATGATTATGAAGATTTAAGAGATGCTCTTGAAAAATTGCAGCTCAATGATGCTTCTCTTACATATGTACCAGAAACTTCACTAGCTTTAGGATTTGGATTTAGATGTGGATTTCTAGGACTTCTGCATATGGAGATAATTGTTGAAAGATTAAGAAGAGAATATGGTATAGATCTTATTTCAACAACTCCATCAGTTGAATATAAAGTTAATATGGATAAAGGAAATGTTCTTGTTATAGATAATCCTTGTGAATTTCCAGATCCAGGAAAAGGAAGATTATCTGTAGAAGAACCATTTATAAGAGGAAAAGTAATTGTACCAAAAGAATATGTAGGAAATGTAATGGAACTTTGCCAAGAGAAAAGAGGAATTTTTATAGGGATGGATTTTATAGATGAGACTAGATCACTTCTTACTTATGAATTGCCACTAGCTGAAATTGTAATTGATTTTTATGATAAACTAAAATCGAGAACTAAAGGTTATGCTTCATTTGAATATGAACTTGTAGGATATAAAGAATCAGACCTTGTAAAAGTTGATATACTTGTATCTGGCAAACCAGTAGATGCTTTTTCATTTATTGCTCATAGAGATGGAGCTTATTCTAGAGGAAGAGCTATATGTGAAAAACTTAGAGAGGTTATACCAAGACAGCAGTTTGAAATACCTATTCAGGCAGCTTTAGGATCAAAGGTTATAGCAAGAGAAACTATAAAAGCTTTCAGAAAAAATGTTATAGCTAAATGTTATGGTGGAGACATAACAAGAAAGAAAAAACTTCTTGAAAAGCAAAAAGAAGGAAAGAAAAGAATGAAGAGTATAGGAAATGTTGAAATTCCTCAGGAAGCATTTGTTTCAGTTCTTAAATTAAATGATTAA
- a CDS encoding M20 family metallo-hydrolase gives MNIGKEILDKLNVLSKISEPSEGVTRLYLTKEYLEARNTIENWMKEAGLTTKIDGVGNLIGEYRSNNPKAKTLVMGSHQDSVEDGGKFDGILGVILPIVCIKNLLKKYKELSCNIKIISFAYEEGTTYGAACLTSKAIAGTFKESLLELEYKGKKLNHVMKEYGFDPQKIDECKFKKEDIDTFLEVHIEQGPVLEYENLSVGIVTAIQSCNRYLVNIKGQAGHSGTIPMKMRKDAGAVMAEIIYKSTKLTEELGEMVLTFGKISVVPGAVNVIPGEAEFTIDIRAMKNQILTNTMEKIENIIKEVTESKKMTYSIKMTNEIMETACSPTVIETLEKSFMRQNIPIFKLPSGAGHDAQEMANIAEMGMLFVRCIDGISHNPIEDVREKDLDIAGNVIMDYIYNF, from the coding sequence TTGAATATAGGAAAAGAAATATTAGACAAACTAAATGTATTAAGCAAGATAAGTGAACCTTCTGAAGGAGTGACAAGATTATATCTAACAAAAGAATATTTAGAAGCCAGAAATACTATAGAAAACTGGATGAAAGAAGCAGGACTTACAACAAAAATAGATGGAGTAGGAAATCTTATTGGAGAATATAGAAGTAATAATCCAAAAGCAAAAACTCTTGTAATGGGATCACATCAAGACAGTGTAGAAGATGGGGGAAAATTTGATGGAATACTAGGGGTAATACTTCCAATAGTATGCATAAAAAATCTTCTTAAAAAATATAAAGAATTAAGCTGTAATATAAAAATAATATCATTTGCATATGAGGAAGGAACTACTTATGGAGCAGCTTGCTTAACAAGTAAAGCAATAGCTGGAACTTTTAAAGAATCTCTTTTGGAATTGGAATATAAGGGAAAGAAACTTAATCATGTTATGAAAGAATATGGATTTGATCCTCAAAAAATAGATGAATGTAAATTTAAAAAAGAGGATATAGATACTTTTTTAGAAGTACATATAGAACAAGGACCAGTTTTAGAGTATGAAAATCTTTCTGTGGGAATAGTAACTGCTATTCAATCTTGTAATAGATATCTTGTAAATATAAAAGGACAGGCAGGGCATTCAGGAACTATTCCTATGAAAATGAGAAAAGATGCAGGAGCTGTAATGGCAGAAATAATATATAAAAGTACAAAACTCACAGAAGAATTGGGAGAAATGGTTTTAACTTTTGGGAAGATATCTGTTGTTCCAGGAGCAGTAAATGTAATACCAGGGGAAGCAGAGTTTACAATAGATATAAGGGCAATGAAAAATCAGATACTAACAAATACTATGGAAAAAATAGAGAATATAATAAAAGAAGTAACTGAAAGTAAAAAAATGACATATTCAATAAAAATGACTAATGAAATAATGGAAACAGCTTGCAGTCCAACAGTAATAGAAACTTTAGAAAAAAGCTTTATGAGACAAAACATTCCTATTTTTAAACTTCCAAGTGGAGCAGGGCATGATGCACAGGAGATGGCAAATATTGCTGAGATGGGAATGCTTTTTGTAAGGTGTATAGATGGAATAAGTCATAATCCAATAGAAGATGTAAGAGAAAAAGATTTGGATATAGCAGGAAATGTAATTATGGATTATATATATAATTTTTAA